The following coding sequences are from one Lysinibacillus sp. FSL W8-0992 window:
- a CDS encoding thermonuclease family protein produces MKKLLLALFFSTLIISGCTEESSTVSGKAEDIQGIVASTKETAEKHDISKFEEYELQDVIDGDTIRIKYNGSSEKVRFLLVDTPETNHETLGVQPFGPEAKEFAKQLLAGQDTVYLEFDVSYRDKYKRLLAYVYTKDGISVQEQLLKNGLARVAYIYDPNTKHVDWFKSIQKTAQQSAIGIWSVEDYVTNRGYDKEAYYDAVKDENPTKADEDDSNNTSSNESCKIKGNINSKGNKIYHMPGQRDYDNTVAEEMFCTEEDAVENGFVPAKQ; encoded by the coding sequence TTGAAAAAATTATTATTAGCTTTGTTCTTTTCAACATTGATTATTAGTGGATGTACAGAAGAATCTAGCACCGTAAGTGGTAAAGCTGAAGATATACAAGGAATTGTAGCTTCAACAAAGGAAACTGCTGAAAAGCATGATATAAGTAAATTTGAAGAATATGAGCTACAGGATGTAATTGACGGCGACACAATAAGAATAAAATATAATGGTAGCTCTGAAAAAGTGCGTTTTCTACTTGTAGATACTCCTGAAACGAATCACGAAACGTTAGGAGTACAACCTTTTGGGCCAGAAGCGAAAGAATTTGCAAAGCAACTACTAGCTGGACAAGATACAGTTTATTTAGAATTTGATGTTTCGTATCGGGATAAATATAAAAGATTACTAGCATATGTATATACGAAAGATGGAATTAGTGTTCAAGAGCAACTATTGAAAAATGGATTAGCACGCGTGGCTTATATTTATGATCCAAATACAAAGCATGTCGATTGGTTTAAATCCATTCAAAAAACTGCGCAACAATCTGCTATTGGTATTTGGTCAGTTGAAGACTATGTAACAAATCGCGGTTATGATAAAGAAGCGTATTATGATGCTGTGAAAGATGAAAATCCAACTAAAGCAGATGAAGATGACTCAAATAATACTAGCAGTAATGAGAGCTGTAAAATTAAAGGGAATATTAATTCCAAAGGTAATAAAATATACCATATGCCAGGACAACGGGATTATGACAATACAGTAGCAGAAGAAATGTTCTGTACTGAGGAAGATGCAGTGGAAAATGGGTTTGTTCCAGCAAAGCAATAA
- a CDS encoding phosphatidylglycerophosphatase A family protein, giving the protein MHDKSIRVHSEEVAKAAQAALIRRGVELEDIAEIVYEMQKSYNVGLTLEHCIHSVERVLRKREVQHAVLVGIELDELAEKGLLSSPLQQIIESDEGLFGVDETIALGSVFTYGSIAVTTFGHLDKQKIGIIKKLDTEPGHHVNTFLDDLVGSIAASAASRIAHRMRDLEEEGETFADIEPEELGPKPKPHNEI; this is encoded by the coding sequence CTCAAGCTGCACTAATTCGTCGTGGTGTAGAGTTAGAGGACATTGCTGAAATTGTTTATGAAATGCAAAAATCCTATAATGTAGGGTTAACATTAGAGCATTGTATTCATTCGGTTGAACGTGTATTGCGTAAACGTGAAGTCCAGCATGCTGTATTAGTTGGAATAGAGCTAGATGAATTAGCTGAAAAAGGGCTATTATCATCACCTCTTCAACAAATTATCGAATCCGATGAAGGATTATTCGGAGTAGATGAAACAATTGCGCTGGGGTCTGTGTTTACATATGGAAGTATAGCTGTAACAACATTTGGACATTTAGATAAACAAAAAATCGGTATCATAAAAAAACTCGACACAGAGCCAGGACATCATGTTAATACATTTTTAGATGATTTAGTTGGCAGTATTGCGGCTTCTGCAGCTTCACGTATTGCTCACCGTATGCGTGACTTAGAAGAAGAAGGCGAAACATTTGCAGATATTGAGCCAGAAGAGCTTGGTCCAAAACCAAAACCACATAATGAAATTTAA